In a single window of the Rhineura floridana isolate rRhiFlo1 chromosome 3, rRhiFlo1.hap2, whole genome shotgun sequence genome:
- the LOC133378957 gene encoding zinc finger protein ZFP2-like, whose translation MLKCLECGKSFSWTCDLTVHQRTHTGEKPYKYLECRKSFCESGTLTKHLRIHSGDKLYKCLECGKTFSQSGNLTVHQKTHSGEKPCKCLECGKGFTHQNSSLSVHQRMHIEDKPYKCLKCGKSFRQSGKLTSHQRTHKEGKPY comes from the exons ATGCTT aaatgtttggagtgtggaaagagcttcagttggactTGCGaccttactgtgcatcaaagaactcatacaggggagaaaccttacaaATACTTGGAGTGTAGAAAGAGCTTCTGTGAGAGTGGCACCCTTACTAAACATCTAAGAATCCATTCAGGAGACAAActttacaaatgcttggagtgtggaaagaccttcagtcagagtggcaaccTTACTGTGCATCAAAAAACCCATTCAGGGGAGAAACCTtgtaaatgcctggaatgtggaaagggcttcactcA tcagaatagcTCCCTTAGCGTTCATCAAAGAATGCATATagaggacaaaccttataaatgcttgaagtgtggaaagagcttcaggcagaGTGGCAAAttgacttcacatcaaagaactcataaaGAGGGCAAACCTTAttaa